One Rhinoraja longicauda isolate Sanriku21f chromosome 19, sRhiLon1.1, whole genome shotgun sequence genomic window, gaaaggtttttcctcatctccgttctaactgcccaaccccttattcttaaactgtgggccctggttctggactcccccaacattgggaacatgtttcctgcctctaacgtgtccaattccttaataatcttaaatgtttccttaagatcccctctcatccttctacattccagcgtatacaagcctagtcgctccagtttttcaacctacgacagtcccgccattccgggaattaacctagtgaacctacgctgcacgccctcaatagcaagaatgtccttcctccaatttggagaccaaaactgcacatagtactccaggtgcggtctcactagggccctgtacaactgcagaacggcctctttgctcctatacacaactcctcttgtcataaaggccaacatgccattagctttcttcactgcgtgctgtacctgcatgctaactttaagtgactgatgaacaaggacatccagatctctttgcacttccccaattcctaacttgacaccattcagataataatctgccttcctgctcttaccaccaacatttattcacattaaactgcatctgccatgcatccgcccacttacgcaagctgtccaagtcaccctgcatcctcacagcatcctcctcacagttcacaatgcccccagctttgtgtcgtccgcatatttgctaatgttagttttaatcccgtcatccaagttattaatgtattttgtaaatagctgcggtcctagcaccgagccttgcggtaccccactagtcactgcctgccattctaaaagggacccgttaatccctactctttgtttcctgtctgccaaccaaatttctatccatgttcgcaccctacccccaataccatgtactctaatctttcccactaatctcctatgtgggaacttatcaaaggctttctgaaagtccaggtacactacatccactggttctcccttgtccattttcctagttacatcctcaaataattccagaaaattagtcaggtTTGAAGGCTTCACTCTGAGATAGGACGGGATAGGTCTTTATTCGGAACACACCATGCTGAATAGAGGTATATAAAGTCACGAGGGGGATTAATTGGCGGAATGCACAAATTATTGTACCCTTACTAAATGAATCAATAACCAGCGTATTCAGATTTAATAGctggaaatatttaacaggaacccgagcgGTAACCGTATTACACAGACGGCGGGGAATATATTttgcaagctgccaaaggaggtagttcacATGTATTATTAATAGAAAaccagttaaaagacatttggataggtacatggataggggcgTTTAGAGGGACGTGGACAAAACGCGGCCAGTTTGGCCAAGTGTAGTTGAGaaaagagacagagaaaaaaatattgattTGTCATGAAATAACTAACCATGTTCAAACTGAGATGAAACTGACGTCTGGTTTATCGATGCTTTTGGAAAGTTTGGGGTGAACCTATTTCCAATATGGTTTTGTTCCAGCTCTCACGTTAGATCAACAAAAGCGAACTGATCCTTGGTTTGTCAGCCGGATTTGAATTTTCTAGTTCATCTTGTTTTCCTTAGTAACGCACGCACTCATCAATTTTAAGAATGCAGTGGATGGTCTTTATTAAGAGATTTAACAAAGACAAGAGCTCAGGCAGGACACTTTAATCAAGCGGATTTACCTTTTTGATCGGATATGCACAATTCTATTAAGCTGACAAGACCTGACTACATTTAATATATTTCAAATCACTTATGCGACTTTAGACTCCTTCAAGTAAACCACTTGTTATTAAGCAAGGAAAATGGTGGAGCGAGTTGAAAACGCAGGCACCTATCCACATCTGTTATGCACATGTGTCAGGAAAATGTCTACTTTAAATGGCAGCATTAATGCATTTCATCAATGGAAAGGCAGACATTTTACCTATGGAATATATCGTATCCTGACATGACGTTAAATCCGCTAAACAGTTCAAAAACAATATTCTAATGATTACGCAACATTAAAATGTCACCAGAGATTTTGCTGGGATATAAATACGACACTATTCTGAAAGCAATTGCCAAGCACATCCATAGCAACATCACGTTAATCGTCGGATCGCCGCAATGAATCAGCCGTTAATAACGCAGATTAAATACGTTTATTATCCTCTTCTTGCAATAATCGGTGTTCCTGGTAAGTTACTCCCCTCCTTTTTTAAGGCATTGTTACTTTTGGCATTGTCATTGCTATggacagctctctctctctctctctctctctctctctctctctctctctctctctctctctctctctctgtctgtctctctctctctctctctctctctctctctctctctctctctctctctctctctccctctctcgtccTCCGATTTCTATCTTCTGTAACTGAAGAGCAACGTAATAATTTTCACTTTATCTAATTGTATGGGAATCAGATAATCCAGCATGTGACGCCTTCGTCCGGTTTGTGGATTTCCATCTGAGTTTCTTTCATCTGTTTCATTTCCTATTCCTGTTCGCGAAAGCCAAATTATGGGCATGTTCGCAAATGGCGTTTCACTGTTCACTGCTGCTCGGACATGTGCTTTGGCGATGCCATTACCCAGCTATGGAGATCAGAGCCTCTTCGTTTTGTCGTCCAGAAAGTGGCTAATTCGATCCTGTGTTGATGCCTTCAGCCGGTCAAGTTTCATCAAGTTTCATGTCGTTAAACTGAACGTTAAATCTATGAATTGCGGCAACGAGATTGGCTGATTTTGTTCACAGATGTTAATTTCTTTGTTTTACCTTCTCGTTTTCAGCTAACATAATGACAATATACATCCTGTCGTGTGGAAAGTGTGGCCTTTCTAGATGCATCACGCGATATCTCGTGTGGATGGCAGCAGCTGACCTTATGGTTTTAATATTTGAAGCTTTTCTTTATGAAATAAAAGAGGCATATTTTCCAGATTCATTCCTTAATTACACTCCTATTTGTAGCCTTAACCTGGCCCTGCTTTATTTTTCTATTGATTGTTCCGTTTGGCTGACTGTCACTTTCACATTTGATCGACATATTGCTATATGTTCTCAGAATCTGCGAACTAGATACTGCACTCCAAAGATGGCATCAACAGTTATAATAACAGTTTGTTGTTTGAGCATTTTACAAAATATTCCAGTCTACTTTATATATGAACCGCGTGAAATAATTGACAATGTACCGTGGTCCTGTTTTGTAAAAGCAAGCTTCTACACCTCACCGTTTTGGGCTGCATACTTATGGTTCGAAACCGTCTTAACACCATTCGCACCATTTGCGCTGATTCTCCTGCTCAATTCATTGACCATCAAACAAATCATCATGTCCAATAGAGTGAGGAGCAAACTCAGAGGAAAGAGCAGTGAGAAGATCCAGACTGACCAAGAGGTGGAGGACCGAAGGAAATCAATCATTCTACTGGCCGCAATATCTGGGAATTTTCTTCTGTTATGGGTGGTAATCCTTGCCTGCTTCATATGTGTACAGTTTACAGACACTCAGTTTCTGGAAAGCGATTACAACGACTCTTTTACCGTTGCCGAAAAATTTGGATATATGTTAAGATGTTTAAGTACTTGCACAAACACCTTCATTTACGCGGTGTCCCAGAGCAAGTTCAGAGACGAAATAAAGAATGTGATCAAACGTCCTGTTGCATTCCTGGGCCACCTattgaaataaaatatttgttATGTAATGCTGCATACATTATAGCTATAACTATTGTAGTTGATTTCAGAAGCAGAAAGAGAAACGTGCAGAAATTATTTCGTGGAGCTTACTATCGAATTCTAAAAGCATCTTGGTGTTTCTTACGTTTAATCATATTGGATGCCACACAATATTTCGGACttgaaataaattaataaatgagACCAGTATATCTGTTGCTTCGAAGCGTGAAACGCAACGCCACTTCAACATTCTTCGAAAGGACAGTAGAAATTCTCGTGTAAGCACCGTATATCGCCCGC contains:
- the LOC144602935 gene encoding putative G-protein coupled receptor 139, with the translated sequence MPLPSYGDQSLFVLSSRKWLIRSCVDAFSRSSFIKFHVVKLNVKSMNCANIMTIYILSCGKCGLSRCITRYLVWMAAADLMVLIFEAFLYEIKEAYFPDSFLNYTPICSLNLALLYFSIDCSVWLTVTFTFDRHIAICSQNLRTRYCTPKMASTVIITVCCLSILQNIPVYFIYEPREIIDNVPWSCFVKASFYTSPFWAAYLWFETVLTPFAPFALILLLNSLTIKQIIMSNRVRSKLRGKSSEKIQTDQEVEDRRKSIILLAAISGNFLLLWVVILACFICVQFTDTQFLESDYNDSFTVAEKFGYMLRCLSTCTNTFIYAVSQSKFRDEIKNVIKRPVAFLGHLLK